From a single Gimesia fumaroli genomic region:
- a CDS encoding carbon-nitrogen hydrolase family protein encodes MKIAGVQMDVSLMSKEENLARIIEKMNVTAGAGADLTVFPECVITGYCFASLEEAIPFAETIPGPSTNRLQQICRELKLSVVVGMLEHAAQGVYNAAVLITPQGVMGSYRKIHLPYLGVDRFATPGNREFAVFEHPQANIGLNICYDSAFPESSRIMSLQGADFIALPTNWPSGAECMAEHGVNMRAMENGIYYCAINRVGHERGFQFIGKSRICSPSGETLASASGTDEEILYATIDPAISRNKRVDRVPDKHVIDRMADRRPEMYAKIVEPHGLQPPHRD; translated from the coding sequence ATGAAAATTGCCGGCGTACAAATGGATGTTTCTCTGATGTCAAAAGAAGAGAACCTCGCGCGCATCATAGAAAAAATGAATGTGACAGCTGGCGCGGGAGCAGATCTCACAGTATTCCCGGAATGTGTAATCACCGGTTACTGCTTTGCCAGTCTGGAAGAGGCGATCCCTTTTGCAGAAACGATCCCTGGTCCTTCTACAAACCGGTTGCAGCAAATATGTCGCGAACTGAAGCTCTCGGTTGTAGTGGGGATGCTGGAACATGCGGCACAAGGCGTCTATAACGCTGCTGTTCTCATCACTCCTCAAGGAGTTATGGGCAGCTATCGCAAAATACACTTGCCTTATCTGGGAGTAGATCGGTTTGCAACTCCCGGCAATCGAGAATTTGCCGTCTTCGAACACCCCCAGGCGAATATTGGCCTCAATATCTGCTACGACAGTGCCTTCCCGGAATCGTCCCGCATCATGTCGCTTCAAGGTGCTGATTTCATCGCGCTCCCTACAAACTGGCCTTCAGGTGCAGAGTGTATGGCAGAGCATGGAGTCAATATGCGCGCAATGGAAAACGGAATTTATTATTGTGCGATCAATCGAGTTGGACATGAGCGCGGGTTTCAATTTATCGGCAAAAGCCGCATTTGTTCGCCTTCCGGAGAGACATTAGCGAGTGCCTCCGGAACAGACGAAGAAATTCTTTACGCGACAATCGATCCTGCCATCTCACGTAACAAAAGGGTAGACCGAGTCCCCGATAAACACGTGATTGACCGCATGGCTGACCGACGCCCTGAAATGTATGCGAAAATTGTTGAGCCGCATGGATTGCAACCGCCTCATCGTGACTGA
- a CDS encoding metal-dependent hydrolase, with translation MAGYKEHISVSGLLGIGYGTVSTFFFGFTPTQGVLSGVLCWIGGMLPDLDSETGRPIKELFSLTAAIASFVAMRSMIRVSTDPDTAILVAVVTYAAVRYGGSFILGKFAVHRGMFHSLPALMIAGEAVFLTYTSDSYAVKFLMAGGISLGFLSHLVLDEVYSVERKGVILRLKKSSGSALKWFGKGLFGNAVAYAILLTMTYITLVESGVLVPPQQVAPTKQAPPPIQQASPFKTTERF, from the coding sequence ATGGCCGGTTACAAGGAACATATCAGCGTCAGTGGTTTACTGGGAATCGGATACGGTACGGTTTCCACTTTCTTCTTTGGTTTCACTCCCACTCAGGGAGTTCTATCGGGTGTCTTGTGCTGGATCGGTGGTATGCTGCCCGATCTGGACTCAGAAACAGGACGCCCGATTAAAGAGCTATTCAGCCTGACAGCTGCTATTGCTTCATTTGTCGCGATGCGGAGTATGATCCGCGTCAGCACTGATCCTGATACCGCCATCCTGGTCGCCGTCGTGACCTATGCAGCGGTTCGATATGGCGGTTCCTTTATTCTAGGAAAATTTGCTGTTCACCGCGGAATGTTTCACAGCCTGCCTGCGTTGATGATTGCCGGTGAGGCCGTATTTTTAACCTATACCAGTGATTCCTACGCCGTCAAATTTCTCATGGCGGGCGGAATCTCACTCGGATTCCTCTCTCACCTGGTACTTGATGAAGTCTATAGCGTAGAACGCAAGGGAGTGATACTCCGTTTGAAAAAATCTTCTGGCAGCGCACTGAAGTGGTTCGGTAAAGGTCTGTTTGGAAATGCTGTCGCATATGCGATCTTACTGACAATGACCTATATCACTTTGGTGGAATCAGGTGTCCTGGTTCCACCGCAACAAGTGGCTCCCACGAAACAAGCTCCACCTCCCATCCAACAGGCATCTCCGTTCAAAACAACGGAACGCTTTTGA
- a CDS encoding inositol monophosphatase family protein, with protein sequence MPIHSEQFELKARLEMALLASEKASDLILQHYQSPDLQVDRKSDDSPVTIADRGAEEILRAEITLAFPDDSIMGEELPAVEGTNEFKWILDPIDGTKPYTQGVPLFGTLLGLEENGKLVMGVCRFPALDEVVYAIKGDGAWWKIRNQEPRRAKVSDKSKLSESVFCTTTMTRWETIGKQKAYEYLCRNSYLARGWGDCYGHMLVATGRAEVMIDPVLSPWDAAALVPILEEAGGHWIDFDGNPSIYTGNGMAVNAALKDEVLQIISQ encoded by the coding sequence ATGCCTATCCATTCAGAACAATTTGAATTAAAAGCACGTTTAGAAATGGCTTTATTGGCTTCCGAAAAAGCCAGTGATCTGATTCTGCAACATTACCAGTCTCCTGATCTTCAGGTCGATCGCAAAAGCGACGACTCTCCTGTGACAATTGCAGACCGGGGTGCTGAAGAAATCCTAAGGGCAGAAATCACGCTTGCGTTTCCAGATGACAGTATCATGGGAGAGGAATTGCCGGCCGTTGAAGGCACCAATGAATTCAAATGGATTCTGGACCCAATCGATGGAACCAAACCATACACTCAAGGGGTCCCATTATTTGGAACCCTGCTGGGACTGGAAGAAAATGGAAAGCTGGTCATGGGAGTCTGTCGCTTCCCTGCACTGGATGAAGTTGTCTATGCCATCAAAGGTGATGGTGCGTGGTGGAAAATTAGAAATCAGGAACCACGACGCGCCAAAGTCTCTGACAAATCAAAACTGTCGGAATCTGTCTTTTGCACGACAACCATGACCCGCTGGGAAACGATTGGTAAACAGAAGGCGTATGAGTATCTTTGCCGTAATTCCTACCTGGCACGGGGCTGGGGCGACTGTTACGGCCATATGCTAGTGGCAACTGGACGTGCCGAAGTCATGATAGATCCGGTTCTGAGCCCCTGGGATGCAGCGGCATTGGTACCGATTCTGGAAGAAGCAGGGGGACATTGGATCGACTTTGACGGAAATCCTTCGATTTACACGGGCAATGGTATGGCCGTCAATGCAGCCTTGAAAGACGAGGTCCTGCAGATCATTTCCCAATAA
- a CDS encoding lactate racemase domain-containing protein, whose product MENLHQTLSEQEVIQWFELNLPVEDYRNKSILLIVPDATRTAPLPLLFSTFHRILSPVAKRIDILVALGTHPPMPEADICRLLGISESARQTEYKDVGLYNHEWDNPDRLTEIGTLTKQQTSEISSGLLEMEVPVTINARTKNYDILQIMGPVFPHEVVGFSGGSKYFFPGISGPDLLNFFHWLGALITNVGIIGVKQTPVRDVVNRSASMIPNEKRCITFVVAPDSSLYGLFYGTPEAAWESAADLSGQIHIKRKPQPFKQVLSCAPLMYDELWVAGKCMYKLEPVVADGGELIIYAPHMKEISITHGKLIEEVGYHVRDYFTKQWDQFKDYPWGILAHSTHVRGTGTFEDGVEYPRVQVTLASQIPPELCQKINLGYRDPNSIDIESFANREEEGILLVRKAGEHLYRLENE is encoded by the coding sequence ATGGAAAATCTTCACCAAACTCTCAGCGAACAGGAAGTGATTCAGTGGTTTGAATTAAATCTTCCTGTTGAGGACTATCGAAACAAAAGTATTCTGCTGATCGTTCCAGATGCAACTCGTACTGCTCCGCTGCCGCTACTTTTTTCTACGTTCCATCGCATACTCAGTCCCGTCGCTAAACGGATTGACATTCTGGTCGCTCTAGGCACACACCCCCCGATGCCCGAAGCAGACATTTGCCGCTTACTCGGAATTTCCGAGAGTGCCAGACAAACCGAGTACAAAGATGTCGGGCTTTATAACCACGAGTGGGACAATCCTGACAGACTCACCGAAATCGGAACGCTCACTAAACAGCAGACATCAGAGATTTCCTCAGGACTTCTGGAAATGGAAGTCCCCGTCACGATCAATGCGCGCACTAAGAATTATGACATTCTGCAGATCATGGGACCCGTTTTCCCGCATGAAGTTGTCGGCTTTTCGGGTGGTAGTAAGTATTTTTTCCCCGGAATTTCTGGTCCGGATCTATTGAACTTTTTTCATTGGCTTGGCGCCCTGATTACAAATGTCGGAATCATTGGAGTCAAACAGACTCCAGTTCGTGATGTTGTCAATCGCTCGGCTTCTATGATCCCGAACGAAAAGCGCTGCATCACTTTTGTCGTTGCACCAGATAGTTCGCTGTATGGTCTGTTTTATGGCACGCCGGAAGCAGCCTGGGAATCTGCGGCTGATCTATCCGGCCAGATTCATATCAAACGCAAGCCGCAACCATTCAAGCAGGTTCTGTCTTGCGCCCCGCTAATGTACGATGAATTATGGGTCGCCGGAAAATGTATGTACAAGCTGGAACCGGTTGTCGCAGATGGTGGTGAATTAATTATCTACGCCCCACATATGAAAGAAATATCCATCACACACGGAAAGCTGATTGAAGAAGTCGGCTATCATGTTCGGGATTATTTCACGAAACAGTGGGATCAGTTCAAGGATTACCCCTGGGGAATTCTGGCACACTCGACCCATGTCAGAGGAACTGGAACGTTTGAAGACGGCGTTGAATATCCTCGAGTACAAGTGACTCTGGCCTCACAAATTCCACCGGAACTCTGTCAGAAAATTAATCTTGGCTACCGGGATCCCAACAGCATTGATATTGAATCATTTGCAAATCGGGAAGAGGAAGGGATTCTTCTTGTCCGAAAAGCAGGGGAGCACCTTTACCGCCTGGAAAACGAGTAA
- a CDS encoding DEAD/DEAH box helicase codes for MTLAELLENQFRADIRFRGAAYIEAERVELTRITADHIFAVVRDGVEYQTQLSRDDGNLKTYCTCDQFQKFNVCKHLWASILAVDDAGYLTGAVKPGYIPPFIIENAPLSFDDEADDLDFTMPADFEIGSPRSRKSKSGSSQSTAVSSKPRLREWESRLVELKNEFAMAPVLSKTTQQEREIFYEIDVEESQESGQLVVQTSQRQRRANGQWGKLKPLKLKAGQLQEVEHEDDRRILAYLSGGTPERTNWRAQQTETQVAAFRYRIPFELCELILPLMCGTGHVRYMDRQPDDVDSLVWDGENSWEFCMGVEHDRDESNWKLGGHLKRGDEVLEISSARLIVAGGLVLTHDKITPLEDYDAFPWIKMIQHNQTIEVDDGEQQELVDRLLDMPVLPRLELPDELHLEEVTCDPLPELLIHSPQKKRWQQDRLYGEVHFNYLEHLVSGSSTQWAIVDREEKRCILRDREKESKAWTLLQDSGFRRLLDRRIQGRDVEISARDLGNAVRDLIKEGWAVRADGKQVHQPTEMLFKVQSGIDWFELHADIDFEGQTVQFPELLSALARGDSSIRLDDGSLGILPEEWIEQYGILAGIGVTDEDHLRFAPNQVALLDALLNAQEFVETDEKFDEIREKIHSFSGISIDKEPEGFEGGLRKYQLEGLGWLQFLQDFHFGGCLADDMGLGKTVQLLALLLRRKKAREEHLPSLAVVPKSLMFNWMQEASKFTPELKVIEYAGGDRSKLVEQLTDYDLVLTTYGTMRRDITQIKDIQFDYAVLDEAQMIKNSGSQVAKASRLLQAKHRLALSGTPVENHLGDLWSIFEFLNPGMLGRSSVFKAYTNDIEDKNARVLLGNALRPFILRRTKEQVANELPEKVEQTLYCDMGKDQSRLYDELRQHYRDSILGMVESKGLGKTKIHVLEALLRLRQAACHPALLERGQALDASAKMDVLIPHLEELIEEGHKALVFSQFTSMLSIVQEHLDQKNVVYEYLDGQTRDRKERVDRFQTDKDCGVFLISLKAGGLGLNLTAADYVFILDPWWNPAVETQAIDRAHRVGQTKRVFAYKLICRNTVEEKITELQQQKRELADAILEENQSVLKNLSSDDLELLLS; via the coding sequence ATGACGTTGGCAGAGTTGCTTGAAAATCAATTTCGTGCAGATATCCGTTTTCGCGGTGCCGCATATATTGAAGCGGAACGCGTTGAACTCACTCGTATTACAGCTGATCATATCTTTGCTGTCGTCCGTGATGGTGTCGAATATCAGACACAGTTATCACGCGATGATGGTAACCTGAAGACCTATTGCACCTGCGATCAGTTTCAGAAATTCAATGTCTGTAAACATCTCTGGGCTTCGATTCTGGCCGTCGATGATGCTGGTTATCTCACCGGGGCTGTCAAGCCAGGCTACATTCCCCCGTTCATCATTGAGAACGCGCCACTCTCATTTGATGACGAAGCGGATGATTTAGACTTTACAATGCCAGCAGACTTTGAGATCGGAAGCCCGCGCTCAAGGAAATCAAAATCTGGCAGCAGCCAGTCGACAGCGGTTAGCTCAAAGCCTCGGCTGCGTGAATGGGAATCGCGGTTAGTGGAACTCAAGAATGAGTTTGCCATGGCGCCGGTTCTCTCGAAGACAACACAACAGGAACGTGAAATCTTCTATGAGATTGATGTCGAGGAGAGTCAGGAATCAGGGCAGCTTGTGGTTCAGACTTCCCAGCGCCAACGCCGGGCAAATGGTCAGTGGGGCAAACTTAAACCACTCAAGCTGAAAGCAGGCCAACTGCAGGAAGTTGAACACGAAGACGACCGCCGGATTCTGGCTTATCTTTCCGGAGGGACTCCGGAAAGAACAAATTGGCGGGCACAACAAACAGAAACACAGGTTGCTGCCTTTCGGTATCGGATTCCCTTTGAATTATGCGAGTTAATCTTGCCCCTGATGTGTGGAACAGGGCATGTCCGCTACATGGATCGTCAGCCTGATGATGTTGATTCTCTGGTCTGGGATGGTGAAAACTCCTGGGAATTCTGTATGGGGGTCGAGCACGACAGAGATGAATCCAATTGGAAGTTAGGCGGTCATTTAAAACGCGGCGATGAGGTTCTGGAAATCTCATCGGCTCGATTGATCGTCGCTGGTGGTCTGGTCTTAACTCACGATAAGATTACTCCACTGGAAGATTACGATGCGTTTCCCTGGATTAAAATGATCCAGCATAACCAGACAATTGAAGTTGATGATGGAGAACAGCAGGAACTGGTTGATCGATTGTTGGATATGCCGGTTTTGCCTAGACTGGAATTACCGGATGAATTGCATCTGGAAGAAGTGACCTGTGACCCTCTTCCGGAATTGTTAATTCATTCTCCTCAGAAAAAACGTTGGCAACAGGATCGCCTGTACGGCGAAGTACATTTCAATTACCTGGAGCATTTGGTCTCAGGGTCAAGTACACAATGGGCCATTGTGGATCGCGAAGAAAAACGATGTATTCTTCGTGATCGGGAAAAGGAATCGAAGGCCTGGACTCTGCTGCAGGACAGTGGTTTCCGCCGATTATTAGATCGTCGGATTCAGGGGCGCGACGTTGAAATCTCTGCACGCGACCTGGGCAATGCGGTTCGTGATTTGATCAAAGAAGGCTGGGCAGTCCGGGCAGATGGAAAACAGGTTCATCAGCCGACCGAGATGCTCTTTAAAGTTCAGTCTGGTATTGACTGGTTCGAGTTACATGCAGATATCGATTTTGAAGGCCAGACTGTTCAGTTTCCGGAACTACTCTCTGCATTGGCACGCGGTGACTCCTCTATCCGACTCGACGATGGTTCTCTGGGGATTCTTCCTGAAGAGTGGATCGAACAGTATGGGATTCTTGCCGGAATTGGTGTGACCGATGAAGACCATCTTCGCTTTGCACCTAATCAGGTTGCTTTGCTGGATGCCCTGCTCAATGCCCAGGAATTCGTCGAAACTGATGAAAAATTTGATGAGATCCGTGAAAAAATTCATTCCTTCTCCGGTATTTCCATCGATAAAGAACCTGAGGGATTTGAAGGTGGATTACGTAAGTATCAGCTTGAAGGTTTAGGTTGGCTCCAGTTTTTACAGGATTTCCATTTTGGTGGTTGTCTGGCTGATGACATGGGGCTGGGTAAAACCGTTCAACTGCTTGCCCTATTACTAAGACGCAAAAAGGCACGCGAGGAGCATCTTCCTTCATTGGCTGTCGTGCCGAAATCGCTGATGTTTAACTGGATGCAGGAAGCTTCCAAGTTTACTCCTGAACTGAAGGTGATTGAATACGCAGGTGGCGATCGCAGTAAGCTGGTAGAGCAGCTAACCGATTACGACCTGGTATTAACAACCTATGGAACAATGCGTCGGGATATTACGCAAATTAAAGATATCCAGTTTGACTACGCTGTTCTCGACGAAGCCCAGATGATCAAGAACTCTGGCTCACAGGTTGCGAAAGCGTCGCGCCTGCTTCAGGCAAAGCACCGGCTTGCTTTGAGCGGTACACCTGTTGAGAATCATTTAGGTGATCTCTGGTCAATCTTTGAGTTTCTGAATCCGGGGATGCTGGGACGCAGTTCTGTATTTAAAGCTTACACCAATGATATTGAAGACAAAAATGCACGCGTATTGTTGGGAAATGCACTTCGGCCATTCATCTTAAGGCGAACCAAAGAGCAAGTGGCCAACGAGTTGCCTGAAAAAGTTGAACAGACTTTGTATTGCGATATGGGTAAGGATCAATCCCGGCTTTACGATGAACTCAGACAACACTACCGAGACTCGATTCTGGGTATGGTCGAGTCAAAGGGCCTGGGTAAGACCAAAATTCATGTACTGGAAGCATTGTTGCGTCTGAGGCAGGCAGCCTGTCACCCTGCTCTTCTGGAGCGTGGTCAGGCTCTGGATGCCTCTGCAAAAATGGATGTATTGATTCCACATCTGGAAGAATTGATTGAAGAAGGCCACAAGGCACTGGTCTTCTCACAATTTACCAGCATGTTGTCTATTGTTCAGGAACATCTGGATCAGAAAAATGTTGTCTATGAATACCTGGATGGGCAGACTCGTGACCGCAAGGAACGCGTCGATCGGTTTCAGACGGATAAAGACTGTGGTGTCTTCCTGATTAGTTTGAAAGCTGGAGGCTTGGGGTTGAATCTGACTGCCGCCGACTATGTGTTCATTCTCGATCCCTGGTGGAATCCAGCTGTGGAAACCCAGGCTATCGACCGGGCACACCGCGTCGGGCAGACAAAACGTGTCTTTGCTTACAAGCTGATTTGTCGGAATACCGTCGAAGAAAAGATCACCGAACTTCAACAACAAAAACGGGAACTGGCAGATGCGATCCTGGAAGAGAACCAGAGCGTTCTGAAGAACCTGTCGAGTGACGATCTGGAACTGCTCTTGTCATAA
- a CDS encoding glutamine amidotransferase, whose amino-acid sequence MKPIFEPIWSWPVMILIIIALISLVLVTYPPRVKHFNPLLRRSLIGLRLLTVLLLAFMLLRPAIELTDKTTRQSWLYILADSSRSMQTEDGPGSVTRRHELIKTLTTVNPLLENMDENIGIKRFDFSKELVPVDKFTEEASGEQTAIGYSLETISSQLQQEQLVGLLLLSDGAERTLPPYDIDVRSQASYFGDSGIPIYTIGFGSSTLQDSSLDLVLETLVIDPLVFEKKSTPISVKVRSLGAANRDLTVRLLVEDRTGKKNGEAGKMIPAPSNSNSRVVTQIHPTQNNELNTVELFWTPEIPGEYKIAVEVVPLEGEIKQTNNRLETIVTVQKGGLQVAYFDSLRPEQKFIRSMNDPKIQLDYFPIGSGFSNSAKNSRPDLKDLSKYDVFIIGDVPADLLGPTALRKIANRVEQGAGLLMTGGYHSFGPGGYADTPLETFIPVQLRTSEKQVGNNIAKDLHHFQDLKMVPTSLGLQRYVMQLDSSAAANQRMWNSLAPLKGANRLRKKHDLVEILAQSAGNEAVPLLFASEVVGGRVRVIAFAGDTTFQWFLSGNRREHERFWRQTILWLAHKENDTEQSIWARVSPRNVPPGTHVPIQYGARDAEGKPVSDVKFTVQVKGPSGKSNQMESMGTGDSSSTTFSKTKEPGDYWVTVHAEKNGNSLGFDATTRFIVDPRDLELDNPAADYSLLETIASLSGGSALPPEELESFLTRMNKEKSWNKTLVRYRRISLWDNWYFLGLFVLMLTGEWFLRKKKGLV is encoded by the coding sequence ATGAAACCAATCTTTGAACCAATCTGGTCCTGGCCCGTGATGATCCTCATCATCATTGCGCTGATCTCATTAGTTCTGGTTACTTATCCCCCACGGGTAAAACACTTCAACCCACTCTTAAGGAGGTCATTAATCGGCCTGCGGCTCTTGACTGTATTACTGCTTGCTTTCATGCTACTACGTCCCGCAATTGAACTGACAGATAAAACAACCAGACAATCCTGGTTATATATTCTTGCTGATTCCAGTCGCAGCATGCAGACAGAAGACGGTCCGGGAAGTGTCACGCGGCGACATGAACTGATAAAAACACTGACAACAGTCAATCCGCTGCTTGAAAACATGGATGAAAACATTGGAATCAAACGTTTTGATTTCTCAAAAGAACTTGTTCCCGTCGACAAATTTACGGAAGAGGCATCTGGAGAGCAGACAGCCATCGGTTATTCACTGGAGACGATTTCTTCACAATTACAACAAGAGCAACTTGTTGGCCTGCTTTTACTTTCAGATGGTGCGGAACGAACACTTCCTCCCTATGACATCGACGTCAGATCTCAGGCCAGTTACTTTGGTGATTCAGGCATCCCGATTTATACCATCGGCTTTGGTTCATCGACTCTGCAGGACTCGTCATTGGATCTGGTACTGGAAACTCTGGTTATTGATCCGCTGGTATTTGAAAAAAAGAGCACTCCCATCAGTGTGAAAGTACGCAGTCTCGGTGCTGCAAACCGTGACCTGACGGTCCGTCTGCTGGTAGAAGATCGCACGGGAAAGAAAAACGGGGAAGCAGGAAAAATGATTCCTGCGCCGAGCAATAGTAATTCACGTGTGGTGACACAGATTCATCCTACGCAAAATAATGAGCTCAACACGGTTGAACTCTTCTGGACTCCTGAGATACCGGGAGAATATAAGATTGCTGTCGAAGTTGTTCCTCTGGAGGGCGAAATTAAGCAGACCAATAACCGCCTGGAAACGATTGTCACCGTACAAAAGGGGGGATTGCAGGTCGCTTATTTTGATTCACTCCGGCCCGAACAGAAATTCATTCGCTCAATGAATGATCCTAAGATTCAACTGGACTATTTCCCCATTGGTAGCGGATTTTCTAACAGCGCCAAAAACTCCCGTCCTGACTTGAAGGATCTCTCGAAATACGATGTCTTTATCATTGGAGATGTTCCCGCCGATCTTCTTGGACCGACTGCACTCCGTAAAATTGCGAACCGGGTCGAGCAGGGCGCTGGCCTGTTGATGACAGGCGGTTACCACAGTTTTGGCCCGGGAGGTTATGCAGACACGCCGCTGGAAACTTTCATCCCGGTCCAGTTGCGCACCAGTGAAAAACAGGTGGGAAATAATATTGCCAAAGATTTGCATCATTTCCAGGACCTGAAAATGGTTCCAACTTCATTAGGCTTACAGCGATATGTGATGCAGCTGGACAGTTCTGCCGCTGCCAATCAGCGTATGTGGAATTCTCTGGCTCCCCTCAAAGGGGCAAATCGGTTAAGAAAAAAACACGACTTGGTGGAAATTCTAGCTCAATCTGCAGGGAACGAAGCAGTACCGCTCCTGTTTGCCTCTGAAGTCGTAGGCGGGCGCGTGAGGGTAATAGCATTTGCCGGAGACACCACTTTTCAATGGTTCCTCTCAGGCAATCGCAGGGAGCACGAACGATTCTGGCGACAGACGATTCTCTGGCTGGCGCATAAAGAAAATGATACCGAACAGAGCATCTGGGCACGCGTCTCCCCCAGAAATGTCCCCCCTGGAACGCACGTTCCGATTCAGTATGGTGCCCGTGATGCTGAAGGTAAACCTGTTTCGGACGTCAAATTTACCGTCCAGGTAAAAGGTCCTTCCGGAAAATCCAATCAGATGGAATCGATGGGCACAGGTGATTCTTCATCAACCACATTTTCAAAAACAAAGGAACCAGGCGATTACTGGGTCACCGTGCATGCCGAAAAAAATGGCAACTCCCTGGGATTTGACGCCACAACCAGATTCATTGTCGATCCCCGTGATCTGGAACTAGATAACCCTGCGGCCGACTATTCTCTGTTGGAAACGATTGCTTCCCTGTCCGGGGGCAGTGCACTCCCGCCAGAAGAATTAGAGAGCTTTCTGACGCGAATGAATAAAGAGAAATCATGGAACAAAACCCTGGTAAGGTACAGACGAATATCACTCTGGGACAACTGGTATTTCCTAGGCCTGTTCGTACTGATGCTGACCGGAGAATGGTTTTTGCGAAAAAAGAAGGGACTGGTTTAA